One genomic region from Parerythrobacter aestuarii encodes:
- a CDS encoding WecB/TagA/CpsF family glycosyltransferase, with protein sequence MTAALDGNRSCAMMACLNPHSFVVAEQDEQFRAALKSAEWLLPDGAGIVWAARRLGDKTVSRITGPDTFLAVMERLDAKSGSVFFLGSSEAVLAKVRDQVALHYPNVTVAGTYSPPFKAEFTQDDNQAMIDAINAAKPDVLWVGMTAPKQEKWLARHSHDLNVGAAGAIGAAFDFFAGTVKRSPPIFRSLGLEWLPRLVQQPRRLWRRIFVSGPIFAAAVYRERQTRRKT encoded by the coding sequence GTGACCGCAGCACTCGACGGAAACCGTAGCTGCGCCATGATGGCCTGCCTCAATCCGCATTCATTCGTTGTTGCCGAACAGGATGAACAGTTTCGCGCTGCGCTCAAAAGCGCCGAATGGCTGTTGCCCGATGGTGCGGGCATTGTGTGGGCAGCCAGGAGGTTGGGCGACAAGACTGTCTCGCGCATTACCGGGCCGGATACCTTCCTCGCGGTCATGGAGCGCCTCGACGCCAAGTCCGGCTCAGTGTTCTTCCTCGGTTCTTCCGAGGCTGTCCTGGCCAAGGTGCGGGATCAAGTCGCGCTCCATTATCCCAATGTGACCGTTGCCGGTACCTACTCACCCCCGTTCAAGGCCGAGTTCACCCAAGACGACAATCAGGCGATGATCGATGCCATCAACGCTGCGAAGCCGGATGTGCTTTGGGTCGGGATGACTGCGCCAAAGCAAGAGAAATGGCTGGCCCGGCATTCGCATGACCTCAACGTGGGAGCTGCCGGAGCCATTGGTGCCGCATTCGATTTCTTTGCCGGTACGGTAAAGCGATCCCCGCCGATATTCCGTTCGCTTGGGCTGGAATGGTTGCCCCGTTTGGTACAGCAACCGAGACGGCTCTGGCGCAGGATCTTTGTTTCTGGTCCGATATTTGCCGCAGCAGTCTATCGCGAACGCCAGACGAGAAGAAAAACATAA